GTACAAACAGGCTTCTCTCTTCTTCAGGGGGTGTGCCGTAGTCTCCCACAGGCCATTCCCATCCCTCTTCTGCTCCCAGTTTTGATCCCTGCTGAAAAGGGTATGGTTGATCTCCTaaggcagtggaacaggcttcctcgggaggtggtggtctctcctcccctggaggtttttaagcagaggctagacggccatctgtcagtgaggctgattttatgaccttacacagctcatgaaagggagggcaggaaggtttgcatccgCGTTtggttctctctccctttcttgcatgtccagggtagtgccaatcgccactttagggtcaggaagaaattttcctccaggccagattggtcagagGTACTgtaggtttttttcttttgccatcttctgggcatggagtaggggtcactgggggtgcggggaggggaggtagttgtgcatttcctgcattgtgcagggagttggactagttgaccctggtggtcccttccaaatctatgattgtATGAACCAAGGGTTTGCCGCTCATCTTTCTAACAGTTacggcggttcctcagtggaacaggcttcctcgggaggtggtaagctctccttccctggaggtttttaagcagaggctagatggccatctgtcagcaatgctgattctgtgaccttgggcagattgtgagagggagggtatattctgggcatggaataggggtcacagggggtgtggaggggtagttgtgaatttcctacattgtgcagggggttggactagatgaccttggtggtcccttctaaccctatgattctaagagcTGGAAGGGTTCCAGGAAAGCCTCGCTGCAGGTGGATTTCTGACCCGGTGCTCGCCCCCTCCCTCTTGTACTTGCAGCACCCACATCCGGGTGGTCACGGCCCAGAACGGCGCTGTGGCCAGGGTAACCTGCGGCATGGAAGGATTCAAGAACGCCAAGAAGAGCACCGCCCTTGCCGCACAGACGGTCGGCCTCTCGGCTGCAGCGGTATGCGTGGCCCGCCTCCCTCCGCACTTTGAGAGTAGCCTTGTCCCCAGCAAAAGGGCGAGGGGCGTTTCCAGCACTGGAGAGAGCAGGGGGCTGCTTCCCCAGATCgacggctctctctctctctgcctgagccgcctcgcagggttgttgcgaggctGGAACAGCAGCTACATTAACTTGCTTCCCCAGCAGTGATGCCAGATCCTGTGTCAGTTGCGTAACATCAGAACCATATAAAGAACACTATGCTCAATTTACACTGTCGCAGAAATCATCACAGGAAgccaaaaaatgtatataatctGTATTTCTAACAATATCTTACATATACAACAGAAATCATTAAAAGGTGGTCCTATAATGCGCAAACTTGCTGGAGCAATTTAAAGtccaaaatcaatcaatcaagggTTCCACCCCAATAAGTCTAAGGTCAGACTTGCCGCTTCGCAGGCTATCTCGGTTCTGTAGACTGTCGTCTATAAAAATGTACCGCTTCGTCATGCAGCTTTGTCAGTATAACGCAGAATCTGCCCTGCAAGGGCAGGAATAATTTTAACCTATACTCTGTTTCCCTCTGGGTTCATTCCCTGGAAGATCCGTCTCCATAATACCATCCGCTGTTTGTACAACATGGCCACAATCCATAGCGTCACCATCAAGGATGTCTTCCTCGGAGCAAGAGGCACATTTCTAAATGAAACATTTTCACACGCTCCCTCCGACAGGACCACGGTACCGAGTTCAAGGAGCACCTTCTCCCTTCTGTATCAACTCCACCTTTTAATTATTTCTGTTGTATATGTAATATATTGTTAGAAATAGAGATTATATTACatttttggcttcctatgctgatttttgTAACATCAGAATTGTACAACAGGAAACACAGGGCAAGGAGCCGGGACCACGGACAGGAGACCAAAAGACCTGGGAACAGTAGACATGAGTCAAGCGTCGGGAGGTGGGCCTTAATGAGGAACAAGCCGAGGGTCAGAGCTGTGGAGGAACGTTCTCCTCCACTGAGTGAGATGGGGCTGCCTGTCGTGTCTCTGCATGAGTCTGTGGCTTTGCCACTTCCCCCTCCTGTTCAGCCCCTGGCGGGTAATTTTGTCCTGGATTCTGGGCCATTCGATTAGAACGCCGTCACTCCCCAGGTAGAGATGAAGCCGTAGCCTGTCTTCAAAGGAGCCAGAACACGGACTCATGCAAGGACACAGAGAGCAACTCCTCTGGCAGCAGGTAGCTCTTACTTTAAAGCACTCCAAAAGTTAACTTTTTTAGTGTTAGAATGAAGACTGCCTCCAACTTTTGGGGTGGGTAGGTTGGTTAGAAATCAGGAATAAAAACTACGCGGAGgaaggcaaaccatctctgctcatgtcttgcctggaaaaccccatggTTCTTATTATTTGGCTAAAGTTGAAGTACTTAGAGATAGCCGCTAGATGGCAGTTTTAACCCACCAAAGTAGCGAACTCAGAAGTTTCCAGTATGGAATTAAGAGATCTTTAAAAGAGCCAGAAGTACATACAGTGGGCTCTTGCATGCAAGCCCGCAATGACCACTGGCCTTTTGCTTCCTATCCATACCCCAGAAAGCAACCACTTCCCTACTTCCACAGTCCTTCCCCCCTTTGACATAATACATAGGGCAGAGGACAATATGCCACCTGGATCAGTTTAAACCCAacggccattaacgcatggctgtttcctcgtggtcaccctgccgactacttcggggctttgccttgattatgcttgcattttccgaccgtcagagaccgcctcgctctccccatgtgtttccacGTGTCTTCCcgcgcgttttctggatgctggctgaacaCGCATCCAGAAAGCGTGGGCGAAACGTGCAGAAgtgcgcggggagagtgaggcggcctctggcggttggaaaatgcaagcataatcaaggcaaagccccgaagtagtcggggtgaccgcaaggaaacagccatgcataaatggccaccctGTACCGTGGCAGTTGCACGCCAGCCAGCTACGGGAAGAGATCAGGTGAGGCAAGCAAGCCGCCTTGCGCCAAAGAAACTTGTTCTCCCTTACCGAGGGACACCCAGTGTATGTTCAAGAAACCCAGGGTCCTCCGAAACATCATcgcaacccccacccccggtataacggcagaagagctagattagaCCCAAGGTCTATCTAATGCAGCCTCCCGTTTCCCACACGCGCTGTGAACATTCTAGCGAGCGAGGATACTAAGCATCGCATCCAGCGCTTGATCACGGGCTCCGGTTCTTCAGCCGTTTCCAGGCCGAATTCAGAGCGCCGCTTTTGACCAGAATCTCAGGATTCCATACAAAGGTTCTCCTGACGGAGGTCAGCCAATGGCCCCTGGCTGGGAGAGCATAAGTAGTTCAATGCAGTGCTGGTAGGCCCCACgagagcttttttggggggatgccCTCTCCAGGTCATAcagttccctcccccaaatcactGTCTGTGCCCCCTCTTTTGCCTTTCCACAGCAGCATACAGCTGTATTTGTTTCAGGAGAGAGACTTTGAAATCAATTTGCTTTGACGGTCTGCACGGATatctttcagggtttttttttttttttgcttttttggtcTACCCTTATCGCCACTGGGTTTGATTGATTATATGTAGCGTGTTTGTTTAACCCACAAGTTCAGGCACTGTTCTTCACTGGGGATTGATGCTTCTGTGCTGCCGTAAATCAAGTTGTGTGCGCTGTTGGAATGGGAAAGCAGGATAACAGGGGAAACGTCCTCGTTCGGGCATATCCAATAGAAACAAAATGGTGTCCAGGAAGGGTGAGCCGCGATGGAGGGGAGACGGCCCTGTTCTGTAGCCAAAGGCACGTGtcattttctctcttccttcctgtcccccccccccaaacagaaaGCCCGTGCGAAGGGAGTGTCCCACGTGCGAGTGGTGGTGAAAGGCCTGGGCCCTGGACGACTGGTAAGTGCTTGCCGTTCCTTTCGGTCGCTTCCGCAACACCGTCTGTGTGCTTTGCAGAACAATGGGCCACCCAAAAAGACGGGTTCCTGCCCTGAGGAGCGTGGCAGCTCCAGAGAGCCGCTTTCGATATTCACGTCACAGCTGTggttctttctccccaccccttctggtCCCTCATCTCCTATAAGTCAGGGTCTGTTTTCACTTCCTTCTACAGGAGAAAACTTAACAGGTAACTGTTCTCCCCACCATTACCAGGGATAAAAGCAACTAATgtggccagcatagtgtagtggttaagagtggtggtttggagcggtgggctctgatctggagagcggggcttgattcccctctcctccacatgagtggcggaggccaatctggtgaactggattttttcccccactcctacacacgaagccagctgggtgaccctgggctagtcacagctctcttcgagctctctcagccccacctacctcacagggcgtctgttgtggggaggggaagggaaggggattgtaagccggtttgagtctcccttaagtggtagagaatgtcggcatataaaaaccaactctttttcttctttttctggcaAGATAGGGCAGGGGAAGAAAGAGTTAGTCCCCTCCTTTCCAGATACCCCCCCATTCTTTTAAAACGGGATAAAGGCAGGACAGTGATGAAACTCcacaagggaaggaagggggggaaatcaaagtcCTGGGGAAAGAAAACTgtttccagccaccgcctgggAGCTTGTCAATTCAACACCAAGAGAGCTCCGGTGTGAAGACGTTCCGGTTATGGGCTACTGCTGAGAAGACCCCGTCCTCGAATTCCCCCTGCCCCAGTATTTAAAAGTGGGAACACAGAGTGAAACCTGGGATCTTAAAATGGGCAGACTCAATCAGGGTGGGGCCCTCCACAAACCCACTAAGTGTGCTCtcagtgacacacacacactcgccccAGCAACATGGGAACTGAATCCAAGATTACAGAGACACGTGGCGAGCCTGAAACGCACTCAAGCACAAGAGCGTTCTCTGCAAacccctccctttttccttttttccccaggCAGCCATCAAAGGACTCACCATGGGGGGCATGGAAGTGATCTCCATCACTGACAACACCCCCATCCCGCACAACGGCTGCCGGCCGCGGAAGGTACGAAGGTTGTGAGGAAGGGGAAGGCCAAGACAGCTCGTTCGACGTTCGCGGGTTCTGGGACGGCTTGTGCGGTCGCCTCATCCTTGATTTTGGGGCGCTGTTAATAGAAGCAAGGAGGTTTTCTTTAAAGATGAAAGGAGGTGCTTTATTGTCATCTGAACAAGAAACGTCTATAAAGTCTGTATTGCTCAACTGTCGTCCGCCTCTCTTTTTCAAACGGGCACGCTGAGCTGAGTTTTGGCTCCACTGTCACTTTCCTCTGCTTAAGAGGGTGTCAGGGTGACCCCCTGCGTGGGGTCACACCCATCTAGAAAATGATCTGCTTCCCGAAACCTCTTGGCAGCTACCCCTCCAGCGTTGTCTGttggggctgggaggctgggcgATTGGTCCAAGGCAGCCTTGCGGGGAAGCAAAGAAGTGGGACACTCAGCAAACAGCCAGATAAAATACTTTGCTTTGGCGAGGAtgctaacggggggggggggtagattccCCTTTGGTCCTGCTGCTAGCTCTGGAGCGCACATTGTTGTGACTGCACCCTTCCCGATTTCCTTATAAATCACCCTCTTTTCCATTTCCTCTTTGGTTCCTAATGTTGTAATCAACTTGGCTCTTCTTTAAAAGAAAGGGCGTCATGGCAACCGGGCAGCCGTTTTAACTCTTTCCAGGGCCTCCTTATGCATTTAACGGACCCTttcattattctttttttaatggtcGTATTTTGCTTCGAAGTGCTGGAACTCGGTTAGGTGCGAATAGATCGCCGAGCAGAAAATTTTGGCAATGCGTCCCCGAACAAGGGCACCCGCCTGGACAAGGAAGCAGAGGACAAACGATTGCTTTCCAAAACAAACGGAAGAAATGTCATCCCtgaaggcaggggaagggaggagggacagAATGATAATTAATTTTTCCATTTCTGGTGCATTTGGAAATGTGTAGAGCGTGGAAAGAACAGACATTTTCTTCCATGTTGGAAGAAACATATAGTGATTTGTATATACTCACCTGCCCTGACCcagagggcccaggctagcctgatggtgtagcagttaagagtggtggtttggcgcagtggactctgatctggagagtcgggtttgattccccactcctctacatgagcggcggaggctaatctggagaaccgggttggtttcctcacttctacatatgaagccagctgggtgatcttgggctagtcacagctctgttagagctctcttagtctcacttacctcacagggtgtctgttgtggggaggggaagggaaggtgattgtaagctggtttgattcttccttaagtggtagagaaagtcagcatataaaaaccaactcttcttctcagaagctaagcatggtcagtcttggctagtacttggatgggagaccaccaaggaagcccagggtccctgtgcagtggaaggcaatggcaaaccccctctgttcacctcttgccttgaaaaccctactggattgccataagttggctttgaCTTGACATCAATttacacacatacgcacacacacaagcctaTGAGGCAGCTCTAGGGAGGGTGAACTTGTATTTAATTATTGATATCCCACTTtgctccccagttgggactcaaaagcagcttagaacattgtactccccgcctccattttctcacaagaacaaccctatgaggtaggctaggctgagagtttgagacgggcccaaggtcacccggcgagGTCTCCCTGGGTCCTCGTCTGCTACTCAATCCACTACACTGGCTGCCAGTGGTATGAGGTTGGGAAAATGACATGGGGAGAAGGGATTTGGAATAGAACTGGAATTTGGACCTAACCCCTAAACCAGTGGTCTTGAACCTTTGGGATGGGATCATaacaacagaagaaaagccctgctggatcagaccaaggcccatcaagtccagctgtctgttcacacagtggccaaccaggtgcctctaggaagcccacaaacgcattatcctgcctgtgttccacagcacctaatataataggcatgctcttctgatcctggagagaataggtatgcatcatgactagtatccattttgactagcagccatggataaccctctcctccattaagatgtccactcccctcttcaagccttccaagttggcagccaccacctaCTTGGAGACTGCGTAGCCGGCCTGTCCTGGAGGGGTTGTCCTCCCccgaaggagcaggttcatagcttgggggtgctactggatcctggcctactGTTGGGGGATGAGGTCTCCTCTGTGGCACATTGTGCCTCTTAGCAGCTCCAGCTTATTTGCCGGCCATGGTCGTCcctgaacagactgctagacttgatggaccttggtctgatccagcagggcttttcttactttcttatgttcagtttcTCCATTGACGCACAGCACCGCAGTCTAACCTGGACTCAGCTTCAGTGCATATAGTTTTGTATCAAGAGGTCTGttacaggggtgttgaactcaatggttatgagagccagatatgacataaatgtcacttggtcgggcctggccatgcctcgccagcccagatcggggtggtggtggct
The Euleptes europaea isolate rEulEur1 chromosome 20, rEulEur1.hap1, whole genome shotgun sequence genome window above contains:
- the MRPS11 gene encoding 28S ribosomal protein S11, mitochondrial translates to MIAALAAARQGLLGGNSSCCFALVRSVQTGLQRLQGLAESSASPEAEAPETQNKRDFSFRPPVPGKESTLSWAGKKYEELPIVHINATFNNTHIRVVTAQNGAVARVTCGMEGFKNAKKSTALAAQTVGLSAAAKARAKGVSHVRVVVKGLGPGRLAAIKGLTMGGMEVISITDNTPIPHNGCRPRKVRRL